Proteins encoded together in one Solanum lycopersicum chromosome 7, SLM_r2.1 window:
- the LOC101253004 gene encoding uncharacterized protein produces the protein MSKERPPEPLDFFIWTVEDVGLWLEEINLGGYRQIFKENGVNGEYLEGMSMFTTEQILRFIRRCHMKWGDFITLCKELRRIKVACLKGEQKVRQPWWAPSCLSIVFTKVAKRNRQSRVVSLKLEP, from the exons ATGAGCAAAGAAAGGCCACCAGAGCCTCTGGATTTCTTTATTTGGACTGTTGAG GATGTTGGTCTATGGTTGGAAGAAATAAATCTTGGTGGCTATCGtcaaattttcaaagaaaatggtGTTAATGGGGAGTACTTGGAGGGTATGTCTATGTTCACGACTGAACAGATACTAAGGTTTATAAGAAGGTGTCACATGAAATGGGGAGACTTCATAACACTGTGCAAGGAGCTCAGGAGGATAAAAG TGGCTTGCTTGAAGGGAGAGCAAAAAGTTCGCCAACCTTGGTGGGCACCGTCATGTCTCTCTATAGTATTTACCAAGGTGGCCAAGCGTAACAGGCAATCTAGAGTGGTTTCACTGAAGCTGGAACCTTGA
- the LOC101262328 gene encoding CRM-domain containing factor CFM9, mitochondrial, with protein MFVCRYTQRRSIRTLTSLFSQSSLQHESMRRYDSVNIMSSSGNMMSSPVKYVKVPICNVGVRWMSGKSMRSRVAARMQNESSKTLREIRRSKKLKLKLMTDEERLIYNLRRAKKKVALLLQKLKKYELPDLPSPRHDPELLTPEQLQAYKKIGFRNKNYVPVGVRGVFGGVVQNMHLHWKFHETVQVCCDNFPKEKIKEMASMLARLSGGIVINIHNVKTIIMFRGRNYRQPKNLIPVNTLTKRKALFKARFEQALESQKLNIKKIEQELRRKGINPDDPAARASIQRVASTFFNAIDKKEGSPYVFQEDYGTKLSHSSSVDEKHSTAEDSDQEELDDFIAQIEKAADDEWAAEEEAEKEESGRIRYWNKEDIGGRFRRSGMMGSDESDDETGGRSSGRSRTSGRKMGDDDEQDDVSEDDSELDDDDGRHTHKYNAPVRHPKYKTEKWQKGKSNRPMNDGGSRRNFDPYLKGTMASDRLSDLDEAMWSSDDEDRHNKTQPNEYRSSSDEGEDYDKIAIWESDVDDAPGSRASRRVGNSFRTSGQGQMKINEDTRESKRKVKSSKDVDETWDSD; from the exons ATGTTCGTTTGCAGATATACTCAACGGCGCTCTATCAGAACCCTAACATCTCTATTTTCTCAATCTTCCTTGCA GCATGAGTCTATGAGGAGATACGATTCGGTGAATATAATGTCTAGCAGTGGGAATATGATGAGTTCTCCGGTCAAATATGTAAAAGTTCCTATTTGCAATGTTGGAGTACGGTGGATGTCAGGGAAAAGCATGAGGAGCAGAGTGGCAGCCAGAATGCAAAATGAGTCCAGCAAAACCCTTAGAGAGATTCGAAGGTCAAAGAAGTTAAAGTTGAAACTCATGACTGATGAAGAACGATTAATTTATAATCTCAGAAGA GCAAAGAAAAAAGTGGCTTTGCTACttcaaaagttgaaaaaatatgAGCTCCCAGATTTACCATCTCCGCGGCATGATCCTGAGCTTTTGACTCCTGAGCAACTGCAAGCGTATAAGAAGATTGGTTTCAGGAATAAAAATTATGTCCCTGTTGGTGTTCgtggagtctttggaggagttgTCCAAAATATGCATCTCCACTGGAAGTTTCATGAGACTGTGCAGGTTTGCTGTGATAACTTTCCCAAGGAAAAAATTAAGGAGATGGCTTCTATGCTGGCTCGACTAAGTGGTGGAATAGTGATTAACATACATAATGTGAAAACGATTATTATGTTTCGTGGCAGAAACTACCGGCAGCCAAAGAATTTGATACCTGTCAACACACTTACAAAAAGGAAG GCATTATTTAAAGCCCGATTCGAACAAGCCCTAGAATCACAGAAAttaaacataaagaaaatagaacaaGAGCTCCGGAGGAAGGGAATAAATCCTGATGATCCGGCAGCCAGAGCCAGCATCCAGCGAGTAGCATCCACATTCTTCAATGCCATTGATAAGAAAGAAGGAAGCCCATATGTTTTTCAGGAGGATTATGGTACCAAGTTGAGTCACAGCAGTAGTGTAGACGAAAAACATTCAACAGCTGAAGACAGTGACCAGGAGGAGCTTGACGATTTCATTGCTCAGATAGAAAAGGCAGCTGATGACGAATGGGCAGCTGAGGAAGAAGCAGAAAAAGAAGAATCGGGAAGGATTAGATATTGGAACAAAGAAGATATAGGTGGTCGATTTAGAAGATCTGGAATGATGGGAAGTGATGAATCAGACGATGAGACAGGAGGAAGGTCAAGTGGTAGGAGTAGGACATCTGGAAGGAAGATGGGTGATGACGATGAACAAGATGATGTATCTGAAGATGACAGTGAattagatgatgatgatggtcgACATACCCACAAGTACAATGCTCCTGTCAGGCATCCTAAGTATAAAACAGAGAAATGGCAGAAAGGTAAGAGCAATAGACCTATGAATGATGGAGGTTCAAGAAGAAATTTTGACCCTTATTTGAAGGGAACGATGGCTTCAGATAGGTTAAGTGACCTTGACGAAGCCATGTGGTCTTCAGATGATGAGGACAGACACAACAAAACACAACCAAATGAGTATAGAAGTAGTAGTGATGAGGGGGAGGATTATGATAAGATAGCAATATGGGAATCAGATGTAGATGATGCACCTGGTTCGAGGGCATCAAGAAGGGTTGGTAATAGCTTTAGGACCAGTGGTCAAGGGCAAATGAAGATAAATGAGGATACCCGCGAGAGCAAGAGAAAGGTGAAAAGCTCAAAAGACGTGGATGAAACTTGGGACAGCGATTGA
- the LOC101262028 gene encoding mitogen-activated protein kinase kinase kinase 20-like, which produces MSWKKLKLLGRGSYGTVSLATPLTDYYTLFAAVKSAQDDRSSSLRAEAQILHALRGSDYVIHCFGEDVSIENGKKTYNLFLEYAAAGTLNDLIHKSNTVLGEADAAYYAFQILVGICHVHRKGFIHCDLKPANILVFPGGQHRLASVKLADFGASLRSETKSCWDTSVKKRSRCRGTLLYAPPESVVCGIQDKGVDIWAFGCILVEMLTGKRVWSECKNKKELKLKIEHEKPEIPTNISNDAKHFLSKCLDRDHNWRWNAEMLLHHPFITNYVNKKMISELIERPFGDIARLRPLVSMENLFTTTTFYYHHHNSSSDLRGSSSIITRSPETNNDNARGTTIDQMNFRNLHIYKIGKMHKYPLNLCPKF; this is translated from the coding sequence ATGTCCTGGAAAAAGCTCAAGTTGTTGGGCAGAGGTTCTTACGGTACGGTATCTCTTGCCACGCCGTTAACCGATTACTATACATTGTTTGCTGCAGTCAAATCCGCCCAAGATGATCGGTCGTCTTCACTCCGAGCGGAAGCACAAATATTGCATGCCCTCAGAGGGTCGGACTACGTGATTCACTGCTTCGGAGAAGATGTAAGCATCGAAAACGGTAAAAAAACTTATAACCTCTTCCTCGAGTATGCTGCTGCTGGAACTTTGAATGACTTGATTCATAAGTCGAATACGGTGCTCGGAGAAGCAGACGCTGCGTACTATGCTTTTCAAATCTTAGTTGGGATTTGTCATGTTCATCGTAAAGGATTCATCCATTGCGATCTAAAACCAGCTAATATACTTGTCTTTCCTGGCGGACAACACCGCCTTGCAAGCGTGAAATTGGCTGATTTTGGGGCATCGTTGAGATCTGAAACAAAAAGTTGTTGGGACACATCAGTGAAGAAGCGTAGTCGCTGCAGAGGGACTCTACTATACGCACCACCTGAATCTGTAGTGTGTGGGATTCAGGATAAAGGTGTTGATATTTGGGCATTTGGATGCATACTTGTAGAGATGCTCACGGGAAAGCGGGTATGGTCAGAAtgtaaaaacaagaaagaattaaaattgaagattGAACACGAAAAACCAGAGATACCAACTAATATATCTAATGATGCGAAGCATTTTCTGAGTAAGTGTTTGGACAGAGATCATAATTGGCGATGGAATGCGGAGATGCTACTTCATCATCCATTCATCACCAACTATGTTAACAAGAAGATGATTAGTGAGTTGATCGAGCGGCCTTTTGGTGATATTGCACGACTCAGACCATTGGTTTCTATGGAGAACTTATTCACAACAACTACTTtctattatcatcatcataactcCTCCTCCGACTTGAGAGGATCGAGCAGTATTATTACAAGATCCCCCGAGACTAATAATGATAACGCAAGAGGTACAACGATAGACCAGATGAATTTCAGaaacttacatatatataaaatagggaaaatgcacaagtatcccctcaacctatgcccgaaattttag